In Persephonella sp., a single window of DNA contains:
- a CDS encoding energy transducer TonB translates to MEKIINGKRNFLIGFVLSIFIHSSIFAALFYLTKQEKKPEKKEKIVYINIVKPEKKKEKAPQVKKKIPKTKPQKENKPPKPKPKPKPKPKPKPKPKPKPKPKPKPKPKPQVKPVINETKKEIPKKEAVQIKEEEIKQIKEEIQNIEISEEQLEPQQFSLSNLKGKDLIYQHGKEELEKEKKESDEDILAYIRELERYLNELARKKDLYPPMAKRLRIEGSLVVRFTIRADGSVDENSIKIIQSSNYNILDKGAVKLIKKYVPEFGRKYGKKPPKGDLTIELPITFEIIGW, encoded by the coding sequence TTGGAAAAAATTATAAACGGGAAAAGAAATTTTTTAATAGGATTTGTTTTGTCTATCTTTATCCACAGCAGTATCTTCGCAGCTTTGTTCTACCTGACAAAACAGGAAAAAAAACCTGAAAAAAAGGAAAAAATAGTTTACATAAATATTGTAAAACCTGAAAAAAAGAAGGAAAAAGCCCCGCAGGTTAAAAAAAAGATACCAAAAACAAAACCGCAAAAAGAAAACAAACCACCAAAACCTAAACCAAAACCAAAACCTAAACCAAAACCGAAACCAAAGCCTAAACCTAAACCAAAACCCAAACCCAAGCCAAAACCCAAACCTCAGGTAAAACCTGTAATAAATGAAACTAAGAAGGAAATTCCCAAAAAAGAAGCAGTCCAGATAAAAGAAGAAGAAATCAAACAGATAAAAGAAGAAATCCAGAATATTGAAATCAGTGAAGAACAGCTTGAACCTCAGCAGTTCAGCCTGTCTAATCTAAAGGGAAAAGATCTAATTTATCAGCATGGCAAGGAAGAACTGGAAAAAGAAAAGAAAGAATCAGACGAGGATATTTTAGCCTACATTAGAGAGCTTGAAAGATATTTAAATGAGCTTGCACGAAAAAAGGATCTTTACCCACCTATGGCAAAAAGATTAAGAATAGAAGGTTCTCTTGTTGTGAGATTTACTATCAGGGCAGACGGATCTGTTGATGAAAACTCAATAAAAATAATACAAAGCAGTAATTACAACATACTTGACAAAGGAGCTGTTAAACTTATAAAAAAGTATGTGCCTGAGTTTGGAAGAAAATACGGAAAAAAACCTCCAAAAGGAGATCTTACAATAGAACTGCCAATAACTTTTGAGATTATAGGGTGGTGA
- the rnhA gene encoding ribonuclease HI, which translates to MKKVQIFTDGSSLGNPGPGGWCAILRYNNRQKILKGGKKETTNNEMEITAVIEGLKALKEPCEVDLYTDSNYVVQAIKDWIHRWAKNNWKGSSKKEIAHKNLWQEIYQLINKHKVNPIWVKAHSGHSENELCDKIAKEEASKFRN; encoded by the coding sequence ATGAAAAAAGTTCAGATATTTACAGATGGGTCATCTCTTGGAAATCCAGGACCGGGCGGCTGGTGTGCAATTCTCCGATACAACAACCGTCAAAAAATCCTTAAAGGTGGAAAAAAAGAAACAACAAATAATGAGATGGAAATAACAGCTGTAATTGAAGGTCTTAAAGCTCTAAAAGAGCCCTGTGAAGTGGATCTGTACACAGATTCAAACTATGTGGTTCAGGCTATAAAAGACTGGATCCATAGATGGGCAAAAAATAACTGGAAAGGATCTTCAAAAAAGGAGATAGCCCACAAAAATTTATGGCAGGAGATATACCAGCTGATAAACAAACATAAAGTAAATCCTATATGGGTTAAAGCCCATTCTGGACATTCAGAAAATGAGCTTTGCGATAAGATAGCTAAAGAGGAAGCCTCAAAATTTAGAAATTAA
- the kdsA gene encoding 3-deoxy-8-phosphooctulonate synthase, translating into MEKFTVIAGPCVIENEDICLQVADVLTDLQNEFPDIRFVFKSSYDKANRSSVHSFRGRGIEFGLKVLDKVKKETGLPVLTDIHESDQAKPVSEVVDIIQIPAFLCRQTDLLLAAARTGKEVNVKKGQFLAPWDTKNIVEKLQFGGAKKFYLTERGVSFGYNNLVVDFRSLPIMRQFAPVIFDATHSVQLPGGKGSSSGGQREFVYPLAKAAVSVGVDGLFFEIHPEPKKALSDGPNQIPLEEFHQIIKNLILLREFIIEKGI; encoded by the coding sequence ATGGAAAAGTTCACAGTAATCGCAGGACCATGCGTAATAGAAAATGAGGATATCTGCCTTCAGGTGGCAGATGTATTAACCGACTTACAGAATGAATTTCCTGATATTAGATTTGTTTTCAAATCCTCATATGACAAAGCAAACAGATCAAGCGTTCATTCTTTTAGAGGGAGAGGGATAGAGTTCGGTCTAAAAGTGCTTGATAAAGTAAAAAAGGAAACAGGACTACCAGTTTTGACAGATATCCACGAATCAGATCAGGCAAAGCCTGTTTCAGAAGTTGTTGATATAATCCAGATACCTGCTTTTTTATGCAGACAGACAGATCTTTTGCTGGCAGCTGCCAGAACCGGCAAGGAGGTTAATGTAAAAAAGGGGCAGTTTTTAGCTCCGTGGGATACAAAAAATATTGTGGAAAAGCTCCAGTTTGGAGGGGCAAAAAAGTTTTATCTTACAGAGAGAGGAGTTTCTTTTGGATATAACAACCTTGTTGTGGACTTTAGAAGCCTTCCAATTATGAGGCAGTTTGCACCTGTCATATTTGACGCCACCCACAGCGTTCAGCTCCCTGGAGGAAAAGGTAGTTCTTCAGGTGGACAGAGGGAGTTTGTTTATCCTCTTGCAAAAGCTGCCGTTTCTGTAGGTGTAGATGGTCTTTTTTTTGAGATTCATCCTGAACCTAAAAAAGCACTGTCAGATGGACCCAACCAGATACCTTTGGAAGAATTCCACCAAATAATTAAAAACCTTATTTTGCTTAGGGAGTTTATAATTGAAAAAGGTATTTAA
- a CDS encoding MotA/TolQ/ExbB proton channel family protein: MSLTQTILNIALIGGDPVLYILILMSIVGVAVVIERLITIPKIEKNMMDYDPLTLKLSLEKRLGILATFGNNAPFIGLFGTVLGIIKAFHDLGVAEHFGVRVVMTGISEALVATAMGLFVAIPSVIAYNYFVRRVKKILLTYEYRKNLPIDMRE, from the coding sequence ATGTCCCTTACACAGACAATACTGAATATAGCCCTCATAGGTGGAGATCCTGTTTTATACATCTTAATTCTGATGAGTATAGTTGGGGTTGCTGTTGTGATAGAAAGGCTGATAACAATCCCGAAAATAGAAAAAAATATGATGGATTACGATCCTCTTACCTTGAAGCTGAGTCTTGAAAAAAGACTCGGAATACTTGCAACATTTGGCAACAATGCACCGTTTATCGGACTTTTTGGAACTGTTTTAGGAATTATAAAAGCCTTCCACGATCTTGGGGTTGCTGAACATTTTGGCGTTAGGGTTGTTATGACAGGAATATCAGAAGCTCTCGTAGCAACAGCTATGGGGCTGTTTGTTGCAATCCCTTCTGTTATTGCCTATAACTACTTTGTCAGAAGGGTCAAGAAAATACTGCTGACATATGAATATAGAAAAAATCTACCTATTGATATGAGGGAATGA
- a CDS encoding biopolymer transporter ExbD, with the protein MMKLIDDDDKEISEINMTPFVDIILVVLIIFLATATFIVEGKIPLNLPKAETSQSKEIKQKKVVVTIKKDGSIYIDDQKGSIDILKKKIKKLPKEAVVILRADKDVPFQKVITVIDTCRSEGLERYSIETSKLE; encoded by the coding sequence ATGATGAAGCTTATAGATGATGACGACAAAGAAATATCAGAAATAAATATGACCCCTTTTGTTGACATAATACTTGTCGTTTTAATAATCTTTCTTGCAACAGCAACATTTATAGTTGAAGGTAAAATACCCCTGAATCTTCCAAAAGCAGAAACTTCCCAATCAAAAGAGATAAAGCAAAAAAAAGTTGTGGTTACCATAAAAAAAGACGGATCAATATACATAGATGATCAGAAGGGTAGTATAGATATCCTTAAAAAAAAGATAAAAAAACTGCCAAAGGAAGCTGTTGTTATCTTAAGGGCTGACAAAGATGTTCCTTTCCAGAAGGTCATTACCGTTATTGATACTTGCAGATCTGAGGGATTAGAAAGATACTCAATAGAAACTTCAAAATTAGAATAA